One window of the Lutra lutra chromosome Y, mLutLut1.2, whole genome shotgun sequence genome contains the following:
- the LOC125092633 gene encoding amelogenin, X isoform-like encodes MQLNSNKRVLMSLSLKVLTPLKWYQNIRHPYPSYGYEPMGGWLHHQIIPVLSQQNLPSHALQPHHHIPMMPAQQPVVPQQPMMPVPGQHSMTPTQHHQPNLPLPGQQPFQPQPVQPQAHQPIQPQPPVHHIQPLPPQPPLPPMFPIQPLPPMLPDLPLEAWPATDKTKREEVD; translated from the exons ATGCAACTAAATTCAAACAAACGTGTTCTAATGTCTCTTTCTCTTAAGGTCCTTACACCTCTGAAATGGTACCAGAACATAAGGCATCCG TACCCTTCCTATGGTTATGAACCCATGGGTGGATGGCTGCACCACCAAATCATTCCCGTGCTGTCTCAGCAGAATCTCCCGAGTCATGCCCTACAGCCTCATCACCACATCCCTATGATGCCAGCTCAGCAGCCCGTGGTCCCCCAGCAACCAATGATGCCTGTTCCTGGCCAACACTCCATGACTCCAACTCAACACCACCAGCCAAACCTCCCTCTGCCAGGCCAGCAGCCCTTCCAGCCCCAGCCTGTCCAGCCACAGGCTCACCAGCCCATTCAGCCCCAGCCACCCGTGCACCACATCCAGCCCCTGCCACCACAGCCACCTCTGCCTCCGATGTTCCCCATacagcccctgccccccatgcTTCCTGACTTGCCTCTGGAAGCCTGGCCAGCAACAGACAAGACCAAGCGGGAGGAAGTG GATTAA